TTGTACGGCCCCGCCGACGTATCCACCGCTATCTGGGTCAACTTGAATCTGCataagagacaaacaaacaaattgggAAATAATCACGAAGGGAAGTGGAgttgaaaatggaaaatctgCTCCTTCGACAGACGCGTCTTCCAAAGTGAAGCTGACGTTTCTATTCACGCTGATTTAAGCAGAAGGAGCCGACGATGTCAAATCTGCAGGTTCGTGTCTTATCGTTCTTCGTCAAAGTCAATTTCCcacagtaaacaaaacaaacagtaggCGAGCGCCGGGCTCATTGTATAAAGCATCAGTCTGCAATCAATCACTCCATCTACCGTCCCACCATCCCCTCCATCCTCGCCTACATCCCTTAATCCCTTCATCCCATTAATTCTTCCgcccctccatccatccatccacccacgTCCCATCGATCCGTCCTTCCAGCGACACTCTGCAGCCGCATCGTGACTCACAGCCTTCCTATTATTTTCGTTTGGTGTTTCTGAGGAagtccacagagctgctgctttatTCCGAGCGGCGCTCTGCCTCGTGTTCGTCCAGCTCCTCACACCTGGGAGCTGCCCAGTATCACCACAGTATCACCACAGCTGTTGACTGCTGGCTCCGGCGGCGCAGCGGAGGACTAACAACCAGGCTGAAGGGCACCTTGAGTCCAGCGGCTGTTGACAGAGGGATCAGCTTCACTTTCTCAGGCCCTGGGACCTGAACAAACAAACTTCCTATAATAAACCCACTTATATTCTTTGGCATCACTTGCTTTGGAGAATCTTTGATGAAAGGACACCCGCGGAGGCTCCAGTGCCCGGGTTCCTCCCTCCGTCGCTCCCAGACGCTCCCACGGAGGATGGTGTGTGTCTACCCACATGCACTCGACGTGCACGGCCCCTGAAAAACTCCGGCAGTATCGCGTGATGCACTCCTGGTTCGGTTTCGTTTATCCAGCCCCTCTCTGGGGACGAGGCGAGGCAGATGTGATGGTTTTGGCGCCAGATGTGAAGTGGCGCATGCTTCCTCGGTATGGAGCCTCTGCAGCGTTTGGTTGGCTGTGAGCCTGGCTCTGCTTAAGGAGGCATGGAAGAGGCTcctgtgcactgtgtgtgtgtgtgtgtctgtgtgtgtgtaagttgaTTCTACAATGTGTATCTACCTGTGTACCTCCGTGTCTGAGGTTTGTGCGACACTAGTGACACATATCACCAATTCAACCTTCTACCCATCATCATGTGAAATCAGTGGATCCTCAAATgtcacctcacacacacgcacacacacacacacacacacaaactctcacacacacacacacacacacacacaggtcagtgcTGAAGGAAGCTCTCCTCCACTGCGGCTCCTCTTTGACGTGCACTGGAATCGACCTCTGCATAAATCCAATGGATTTTAACGAGGGACAAGTTGTGTGTTCCACCTGAGCTCACACATCGATACTGACCACAGCCCCCGAGTgcggaaaatggaaaataatcatACCTGCGTACTAACCATGACAGAAAAGGTATTTTCTCTCGAAGACCTTTGTCATAATTACAGCGAAGCTCTGCAGCAGCGCCGACGTCCATTTAACCAccgtgttttaaaaaaaatctgatttaatgAAGATGTGTTCAGAGGAGCACACTGAGAATTTGAGAGCACTTGAACAAAAGCCCTGCAGGTAATTTAATGAGTTATGGTGAACGAGGTGGTGCATTAGCGACATTTAGCACAACCGAAGCCAAACAGGCTTCAAATCATGAGTTACAATGAGGCTGCAGAATATTTATACTACTTTATACATTTAGAGCTGAAACCGGGAATCCATCCATTTTAAAGTGATCAGCTACAATGCGGGGAAATTAATTTATAACAATTTTTAgcataaattaataatttaataagaaTTTAAGACCGTAACTTAACTTGGGTATTATTTTACTCTGATGTAAAATGTTATAGTGCAAATCAATATTGAAAATACTAATTAATtgtagaaacatttttaaatttggtttctGCTCATGATTAATTTCaaaatcagttaatctgttgATTCTTTTCTGATCAGTCAGCGGTTTAGATTCTATAAAGACTCTCAAAGTGAGGGCTTCATCGTTTTGATTGTTTGCTCATCTTCATCAGTCCAAACATCCAAAAGAAATTATAATTCTAATGATTAAACACAAAATCTCTCTGTGGTTTATTCATGAGAACAGATGTGGTACCTGCTGGTGGTTCTGGTGAAGTAGGGCCTGTCGTTGACCGAGGGCACGGACTCGTCCATGAGCGGGTACGACTTGATGAAAGTCAGGGTTTCGTCGGGGAAGGTGGTGGACGACTTGTACGCCGCCGCCGAGCCCTCGCCGGCGCAGCAGCCCGGCCTGTGCGGCGgcggagaaaaagaaaaactcatcaGCACCGAATCAACTTTCATGGGCACAGATGAAGAAAAGCACTGGCAGCTGTTTGTTCTTGGCGAcgagcaggagggaggaaacaggtgcatgctgggattcTTCcagaacaataacaacagcagctgcagagtctCTATTGTCAGACGCAGGGAAACATGTTCCTGGAAAGTGACAGTTTGCTATTTAAAGGTTTGCCTCTCTACCTCGGCTTCGGGACTTGCTCCTCTGGAACAGGTGTCCACGCCGACTCACTGTTCCTCTGCTCTTTGAATTTGCCACTGAAGGCCTTCTCTATGTCGTCCATGTAGAAAGCACAGACCGCCGAGCCGGTGATGCTGGTGAAGagatcacagagagagagagaacgttACAAAGAGCGAGACAAAGGTCAGAGATTCAGCTTCGTGTCCAAGGTCGACACAAACTGCCACATGTGCACAAaactacttttttatttatctgtttcttgccgtgtctgtgtttttactttatttatctaAAGAAGcagtatttatatttcatgtcctgcctcctgctgctctatgttctggacattttcctgtagttgtgaacgagtctgacacaaacaatctcctgctgcttcttcacatgtgaaagacaaatgaaaacattttctcatgtctaaaaacagcttcaGGTTTGATGTTAGGTCAACTTTGGAGGCAGGATTTTCACGGTGCTAGTCATAgcctgcaaataaagatggatgatgcgtctCCACCACGGATGGAAAAACCAAGAAAACTTCTTTTAGaaaagtttggtccatgtcccatcagctaacatggaggaggcagggtttatgacctgtactgcagccagccaccagggggagatgtcatatcgtccatctttacacacagtaTGGCACCAGACCAAGTACCGTCACTGAGTATTTTCCTGATCTGACCTCAGCTTCACTTTGGGAAATAGAAATCATCAGACAGTGAAATGGTGGCACGCTCCGTGAAGCACTGACCTGTTTGCCTGTGTGGTGAAGACGCCGAGCACCGCCGGCCGGTGGTTGATCTGCAGCACGTTGGTCAGCGACTGCAGGACGTCGAAGTAGAAGAAGGAGTCGCCGGGGACGGAGCAGTTCAGCCGGGCTTTGAGGAACGACGTCCAGTAACGCTCCAGGACCCTCGGGGAGCCGCCGTTGTCGTTCTTGCAAACGCGAGCCACTCTGGAGAAAACCACctgagcggagagagagagatcctgaTTTATACCTGATGTTGTTTAAGGACGTCAACACACTGATGTGATGTTCAGCTTCAGAAACTGAAAGAAGTGAAACCACAGCTCTGGAGAGCGTCGGGCCCGAAACGAGTGCCTCACCTTGCCAAGTGTGGTGTACTCCACGGCGATCTCGCTGAGGAAGAAGTACACGTAGTTCCCGTACTCGATGGCGTGGAGGAAATGGGGCTCTGTGGGAGACGAGGAGAAAAGATGTGTGACAAGCGCGCTGGCGGAGACGCCTCGTTGCCAACATGACAGGGCATTGTGAGCAGGCTGGCAGCCGAGGCCGAAAACACAGATGCTCAATTTGGAAAATGTGTccaggagagaaataaaagagggaCAGTGTTAAAAATGGCCAATCTCAATAATGGGACAGACCAATGAGGAGAAGCATTCGGACAGGATTTATGATTCTGACAGAGAAGAACTCCagcttgtaaaaaaaatctaatttagaAAAGTTTCTCGTGGAATCTAAGAGAAACTAAACCTGATTTCTTTATGAATCCATTCAGATTTAGAAATTTGATAAACTAAAGAACTTCAGATCTCAACGGAACTTATGTTGGTTGAGGAGAAAAGATTCGTGgtcttttaataataaaataataaacccGACTCCATACGTCCAGAGATAAAATCCAGATTTTACCTTTACGTCGTCACATCTGTACGTTAACGTGTGAAACGCCGGATTCTCACCTCGCAGCCATTTGGAGTCGTACTTGACCGTGCGCAGGACGGGGCTGCTCTCTCCCAGACTCCGGTAGATCACCGCGTCGCTCGCCAAGAAGTCGGTCATGGTGGCCGAGTAGAAATCCCCACCTGAGAAAGGGAGAGTAATTGACTTATTGAGAAACACGGCCCGGGATCACAGTTCAAACACACCACTCCTTTTAAGTGTCTATTTTGGTCCCAGATGACTTTTATTGCCCTTTGAAAATAGGCAGCGGGAACAGATGAAGGAGAACGTGTCACTTTTAATAACGCCCCGCGTGAACTTTGCATAAATGTCAGTGGAAACCTGGCAGGGCCGAGCGCAGGTCTGGTTCTCTCTTCACTCTC
Above is a genomic segment from Hippoglossus stenolepis isolate QCI-W04-F060 chromosome 8, HSTE1.2, whole genome shotgun sequence containing:
- the sema6e gene encoding sema domain, transmembrane domain (TM), and cytoplasmic domain, (semaphorin) 6E isoform X4, which codes for MRLMPGSPPPVLPVILALTLAAALPQLSSGAGPFPQDLEPISTVGRDSSYLYPSFQGLMSDNDTVRLGLDFQRMLRINHMLYIAARDHVFAVNLAVSSEQIIPRQKLTWKTKDVEKCTVRGKNSDECYNYIKVLVPRNDETLFACGTNAFNPTCRNYKMSTLEQEGEEVVGQARCPFESRQSNVGLFAGGDFYSATMTDFLASDAVIYRSLGESSPVLRTVKYDSKWLREPHFLHAIEYGNYVYFFLSEIAVEYTTLGKVVFSRVARVCKNDNGGSPRVLERYWTSFLKARLNCSVPGDSFFYFDVLQSLTNVLQINHRPAVLGVFTTQANSITGSAVCAFYMDDIEKAFSGKFKEQRNSESAWTPVPEEQVPKPRPGCCAGEGSAAAYKSSTTFPDETLTFIKSYPLMDESVPSVNDRPYFTRTTSRFKLTQIAVDTSAGPYKNYTVVFLGSDNGHVLKILASTEGANASFGTQLLEDIDVYNPNK